One part of the Mycolicibacterium aromaticivorans JS19b1 = JCM 16368 genome encodes these proteins:
- a CDS encoding nitroreductase family deazaflavin-dependent oxidoreductase, with the protein MTGIYQPSPSDRVREQVALYEATNGREGATLEDRPVVILTTIGAKTGSIRKNPVMRIKEGDTYVAVASAAGATSHPAWYRNIIAHPQVTLQDGATIYQLHAREVRGAEKAHWWEIAERFWPHFPEYRAMAGSREIPVMLLEPVETPVTTTEVGGEWNGES; encoded by the coding sequence ATGACCGGTATCTACCAGCCGAGCCCCAGCGATCGGGTTCGCGAGCAAGTCGCACTCTACGAAGCCACCAATGGCCGAGAGGGCGCAACGTTGGAGGACCGACCAGTGGTCATTTTGACCACCATCGGGGCCAAGACGGGCAGCATCCGTAAGAACCCGGTGATGCGGATCAAAGAGGGTGACACCTACGTCGCAGTGGCATCGGCCGCGGGCGCCACCAGCCACCCGGCGTGGTACCGCAACATCATCGCTCACCCGCAGGTGACATTGCAGGACGGCGCGACCATCTATCAATTGCATGCCAGGGAAGTCCGGGGTGCGGAAAAGGCTCACTGGTGGGAAATCGCCGAACGCTTCTGGCCGCACTTCCCGGAGTACCGAGCCATGGCCGGCAGCCGCGAAATCCCGGTAATGCTGTTGGAGCCCGTCGAAACACCTGTTACTACAACCGAAGTCGGCGGCGAATGGAACGGCGAGAGCTGA
- a CDS encoding TetR/AcrR family transcriptional regulator has translation MAPTTGPMPTSPPRRSARQRLLEAADELFYDEGVQTVGIDRVIERAGVAKASLYNTFGSKEELVRAYLDARHERTTARLHAAVERHSDPVARVFAVFDAQADMIAQPTFRGCAFMSAGAEAPPGGLVEDAVDSYRADIRALFTRLATETGAPDPTTLGRQLHLLYDGAIISGQLDRDPSITVAARAAVAALLDAALL, from the coding sequence ATGGCCCCCACCACTGGACCGATGCCGACGTCACCGCCTCGCCGTTCGGCGCGTCAACGCTTACTCGAGGCGGCCGACGAACTGTTCTACGACGAAGGCGTCCAGACCGTGGGCATCGACCGCGTCATCGAACGAGCCGGGGTGGCCAAGGCATCGCTGTACAACACCTTCGGAAGCAAAGAGGAGTTGGTGCGCGCCTATCTCGACGCGCGCCACGAGCGGACGACCGCTCGCCTCCACGCCGCCGTCGAACGCCACAGCGACCCTGTTGCACGGGTGTTCGCAGTCTTCGACGCCCAAGCTGACATGATCGCGCAGCCCACCTTTCGTGGCTGCGCGTTCATGTCGGCCGGCGCGGAGGCACCACCGGGGGGATTGGTCGAAGACGCAGTGGACTCCTACCGCGCCGACATCCGCGCACTGTTCACCCGCCTTGCCACAGAAACCGGAGCGCCCGACCCCACGACCTTGGGACGTCAACTCCACCTGCTCTACGACGGCGCCATCATCAGCGGGCAGTTGGACCGCGACCCCTCCATTACCGTCGCAGCGCGCGCCGCGGTCGCGGCGTTGCTCGATGCCGCCCTGCTCTGA
- a CDS encoding GAF domain-containing protein, whose protein sequence is MSDGASQPEGGAGHGPRHGVDRQTGRHVIARLVGPEHDQTVQAVVDQLSGEQSAVDAIVDDAVSDPERLEVLKRLGNHDDFRSATLDRVAVLTAEALGTPMAAVSIVYPDRQVLAGSTASDEELPRVRPIEMSICKFTVASREPLVVDDTRAHPLLADHPAVKEGVLAYAGIPLIDGNGHVAGTLCTWDTRPRHWSSGQVQILNDLAAVARQRLLAEPRDT, encoded by the coding sequence ATGAGTGACGGGGCCTCGCAGCCCGAGGGTGGCGCCGGGCACGGACCGCGCCACGGCGTCGACCGGCAGACCGGCAGGCATGTGATCGCGCGTCTCGTCGGCCCCGAACACGACCAGACCGTCCAAGCGGTCGTCGACCAGCTTTCCGGTGAGCAGAGCGCCGTCGACGCGATCGTCGACGACGCCGTGTCGGACCCCGAACGCCTGGAGGTTTTGAAGCGGCTGGGCAACCACGACGACTTCCGCAGCGCGACGCTGGATCGCGTGGCAGTCCTGACCGCCGAGGCGCTGGGCACCCCGATGGCAGCGGTGTCCATCGTGTACCCCGACCGCCAGGTGCTGGCGGGTAGCACCGCGAGCGACGAAGAGCTGCCCCGAGTGCGGCCGATCGAGATGTCGATCTGCAAGTTCACCGTCGCCAGCCGCGAGCCGCTGGTGGTCGACGACACCCGAGCGCATCCTCTCCTGGCCGACCATCCAGCCGTCAAGGAAGGGGTGCTGGCGTACGCCGGTATTCCGTTGATCGATGGCAACGGCCACGTCGCGGGGACACTCTGTACGTGGGACACTCGCCCGCGGCACTGGTCCAGCGGCCAGGTTCAGATACTCAACGATCTCGCCGCCGTCGCGCGCCAGCGGCTACTGGCCGAGCCGCGCGACACGTGA
- a CDS encoding sugar transferase, translated as MATRTLQVENSPTAPAGNGKHAPRKKTFAERVRTDPLSTIITVSIDVLSVSIATALGAWWATSRNDYPPDLWLAILFVPVVVATLAARGVYRRRLNREFLDEIGPIEATVAISTMFLLAGMLLTQESGRPGSTVLKIWLCAAVLMPFGRLVRVIVQRSLRRHHHLVAPTLIVGNGRVAGHIINRLEEFPEYGLGPVGIIDAEPWFGQAGDPRPDIPYLGPPENIDKAIQETGAQNVVIAFSRTQDQVLTHVVRAAHQNGLRVWVVPRMFDTIGERARIEHVGGTPLLALPHTNPRGWQFTVKHVFDRVMSFLLLLFISPVFLTLVLLVKLSSPGPIFFRQPRVGRDGRVFDCLKFRTMRAPDAADAAFQLKTGAAPGGVEGVDRRTKIGKILRATSLDELPQFLNVLKGEMSLVGPRPERPEFVELFEAQIQRYGERHRVRAGVTGWAQVHGLRGQTSIADRAEWDNYYIENFSIALDLKILALTIPAVLRRAE; from the coding sequence ATGGCTACACGAACTCTTCAGGTCGAGAATTCGCCGACCGCGCCGGCCGGTAACGGCAAACACGCGCCGCGGAAGAAAACATTTGCCGAGCGGGTTCGAACCGACCCGCTGAGCACCATCATCACCGTCTCGATCGACGTTCTTTCGGTGTCGATCGCGACCGCCCTCGGCGCGTGGTGGGCGACGTCCCGGAACGATTATCCGCCGGACCTGTGGTTGGCCATCTTGTTCGTACCGGTCGTCGTCGCCACGCTCGCCGCGCGAGGGGTCTACCGGCGTCGCCTGAACCGGGAATTCCTCGATGAAATCGGGCCCATCGAAGCGACAGTCGCGATTTCCACGATGTTCCTGCTCGCCGGCATGCTGCTCACCCAGGAGTCCGGTCGACCGGGGTCGACCGTGCTGAAGATCTGGCTCTGCGCCGCGGTGCTGATGCCATTCGGCCGGCTGGTCCGGGTGATCGTCCAGCGCAGCCTGCGGCGACACCATCACCTCGTGGCGCCGACTCTCATCGTCGGCAACGGTCGCGTCGCCGGCCACATCATCAACCGCCTCGAAGAGTTCCCGGAATACGGTCTCGGGCCGGTCGGAATCATCGACGCCGAACCGTGGTTCGGTCAGGCGGGCGACCCGCGGCCCGATATCCCCTACCTGGGCCCGCCGGAGAACATCGACAAGGCGATTCAAGAGACCGGCGCGCAGAACGTTGTCATCGCGTTCTCCCGGACCCAAGACCAAGTGCTCACCCATGTGGTTCGGGCTGCCCACCAGAACGGCCTACGGGTCTGGGTGGTCCCGCGCATGTTCGACACGATCGGCGAGCGGGCCCGAATCGAGCACGTCGGCGGCACCCCACTGCTGGCGCTGCCCCACACCAACCCGCGCGGCTGGCAGTTCACCGTCAAGCACGTCTTCGACCGGGTGATGTCCTTCCTTCTGCTGCTGTTTATCTCACCGGTCTTCCTCACCCTGGTGCTCCTGGTGAAGCTGAGCTCGCCCGGGCCGATCTTCTTCCGCCAGCCACGGGTGGGCCGCGACGGACGCGTCTTCGACTGTCTGAAATTCCGCACCATGCGGGCACCCGACGCCGCCGATGCGGCTTTCCAGCTCAAGACCGGCGCCGCGCCCGGTGGTGTGGAGGGTGTCGACCGTCGCACAAAGATCGGCAAAATTCTGCGCGCCACATCACTCGACGAGCTGCCGCAGTTCCTGAACGTGCTCAAGGGCGAGATGAGCTTGGTGGGTCCCCGGCCCGAACGGCCGGAGTTCGTCGAACTCTTCGAGGCGCAGATCCAGCGATACGGCGAGCGGCACCGGGTTCGCGCCGGTGTCACCGGCTGGGCTCAGGTGCACGGCTTACGTGGGCAGACGTCCATCGCCGATCGCGCCGAGTGGGACAACTACTACATCGAGAACTTCTCTATCGCGCTCGACCTCAAGATCTTGGCGCTGACGATTCCGGCGGTGCTGCGTCGCGCGGAGTAA
- a CDS encoding oxygenase MpaB family protein, which produces MSQDTSETCPVTSEGAHVAAGCPVTDAGYDSPPAVLGPESLTWKYFGDWRGLLQGPWAGSMQNMHPQLGAAVEQHSIFFMERLPRLLRSLYPIGGVVFDGDRSPATGAEVRDYHIPIKGVDAQGRRYSALNPDVFYWAHATFFMGTVLTAEYFGDGLTEDQKRQLFDEHVTWYRMYGMSMRPVPASWEEFQLYWDHMCRNVLENNWATREVLDLSTMPKHPSLQWIPDFLWSAYLKALGPFAVWITVGLYGQPVRDLMGYTWSKRDERLHRLFGRMVNLAFKALPERRRMHPRARAGWDRATGRIPVDAPLIHTPARNLPPIGERDKGIHYLGDTCPTKTVAS; this is translated from the coding sequence TTGAGTCAAGATACTTCCGAAACGTGCCCCGTCACCAGCGAGGGCGCGCACGTGGCGGCCGGCTGCCCGGTGACCGACGCCGGGTATGACAGCCCGCCGGCGGTACTCGGGCCCGAGTCGCTGACGTGGAAATACTTCGGTGACTGGCGCGGGCTGCTGCAGGGGCCATGGGCCGGATCGATGCAGAACATGCATCCTCAACTCGGCGCTGCCGTCGAGCAGCACTCGATCTTCTTCATGGAGCGGCTGCCTCGGCTGTTGCGATCGCTCTACCCCATCGGCGGTGTGGTGTTCGACGGCGATCGGTCGCCGGCAACAGGTGCCGAAGTGCGTGACTACCACATTCCGATCAAGGGGGTGGACGCTCAGGGACGCCGCTACAGCGCGCTCAACCCCGACGTCTTCTATTGGGCCCACGCAACGTTTTTCATGGGCACGGTGCTGACTGCCGAGTACTTCGGTGACGGCCTGACCGAGGACCAGAAGCGCCAGCTGTTCGATGAGCACGTAACGTGGTACCGGATGTACGGCATGAGCATGCGCCCGGTGCCGGCAAGTTGGGAAGAGTTCCAGCTGTACTGGGATCACATGTGCCGCAACGTGCTCGAGAACAATTGGGCCACTCGCGAGGTCCTCGACCTGTCTACGATGCCCAAACATCCTTCACTGCAGTGGATTCCGGACTTTCTGTGGTCGGCCTACCTCAAAGCGCTCGGCCCGTTCGCGGTCTGGATCACCGTCGGGCTCTACGGCCAGCCGGTCCGCGACCTGATGGGCTACACGTGGTCGAAGCGAGATGAGCGTCTGCACAGATTGTTCGGCCGCATGGTCAACCTGGCGTTCAAGGCGTTGCCCGAGCGTCGTCGGATGCACCCGCGTGCGCGTGCGGGCTGGGATCGTGCGACCGGCCGCATTCCCGTCGACGCACCGCTGATCCACACGCCGGCCCGCAATCTGCCGCCGATAGGGGAGCGCGACAAGGGAATTCATTACCTGGGCGACACCTGCCCGACCAAAACAGTGGCGTCCTGA